In Parabacteroides timonensis, the genomic stretch CTGTCAAATGACTCGGCATAAAATTAGTGCTTTATTTCAAAATCCCCATAAATTAATACATTGATAACTCTCAAGCATATACTTCACCCACCCCTGAAGCCAGGACAGCGGTTGGAGAGTCAGACTTTACTAGATCACTTTTCATTTAATTTTGCGTAAATATCAATGCTTATATACTTACCATTCTTGATTTCACATTCTTTCATTGTTCCTTCATAAGTAAAGTCAAGCATCTTTAATGATTTTATACAGTTTGAATTTTCCGTATCCACAAATCCTTCGATTCTATGCAAATTCAGCTTTTTAAAGCCGAAATTACATATCAAAGGAAAGGCTTCCTGCATTATTCCCTGTCCCCAAAAGTCAGGCAATAACCAAAATCCAATTTCGGCCTTCTTATGTTCTTTCGATAAACCGTTAAGACCGCCTGCACCGTAAAAAGTGGTATTGTCTGACGAACAAATCGCCCACCAAATTCCTGTTTTGTTTCTTACAAGGTCTGCAAACCAATTCATTTGTTCTTCGGTCGCTTCCAAACTATCAAAACTGATTCCATAATATTTAATAACATCAGAATGAGATAGTCCTTTGTATACATTTTCGACATCGCTTTTTATAAACTGTCTAAGTAGGAGTCTATTAGTTTTAATTATTGGAAAATCTGTCATTATTATTTTGTTTTTATTACCACTCTGCTCAAAACCAATGTGTAATTCTATCCGTTCCTTGGATAGTTTCATCTATTATCGTTTCATATTAGGTAAAGATACGGTTAAAAAGACGAGAATGTCAAAACACGACCGGAATAATTATCTCTTACTATGACGTTCACCATATTATTCTGCCGAATTGCAGCACATCAAAATCAGTAAAATTGGTACAAACATCCCACTTATCGTTACAACAACTTCTACAGGTCTTGGTAACTTTGCATCAATAAAAACAAATAATTTCATCCTATAAATGAAATAGTAATGAACAAGATTCTTTTAATTTCAGTATTCACCATTTTAACACTCAATGTTATGGCACAAGAAAAAATAGTACAGACAGCAGGGCGCACCCAATTAGGCGAATTCGCACCCAAATTTGCAGAACTCAACGATGATGTCCTTTTCGGCGAAGTATGGAGCCGCACCGACAAACTTGGT encodes the following:
- a CDS encoding GNAT family N-acetyltransferase; translation: MKLSKERIELHIGFEQSGNKNKIIMTDFPIIKTNRLLLRQFIKSDVENVYKGLSHSDVIKYYGISFDSLEATEEQMNWFADLVRNKTGIWWAICSSDNTTFYGAGGLNGLSKEHKKAEIGFWLLPDFWGQGIMQEAFPLICNFGFKKLNLHRIEGFVDTENSNCIKSLKMLDFTYEGTMKECEIKNGKYISIDIYAKLNEK